In Microvenator marinus, one genomic interval encodes:
- a CDS encoding ethanolamine ammonia-lyase subunit EutB encodes MRLASTIRGVTYSFRSIKEVLAKANSHKSGDVLAGVAARDAVERVAARAVLADVTLEELRNNPVLPYETDEITRLVEDDLHEPSYAAIKHLTVGQFREWLLETSTTGELMRSISRGLTPEMAAATCKLMSNMDLMTVGAKAQVVVRANNTLGLPGRMSSRIQPNHPTDDVQGILISAREGLSYGCGDAVIGVNPATDTAESTRDILMALDEVTRKNRIPTQNCVLSHVTVQMAALDLGAPMGLMFQSLSGTQTGNEAFGISVSLMDEAWAKMKEMTPTKGPNVMYFETGQGSELSSDAHHGADQVTLEARCYGFARRYDPFLVNTVVGFIGPEYLEDGAQITRAALEDHFMGKLLGIPMGCDACFTYHARMGQDELECLKVLLGSAGVAFLMSLPVGDDIMLNYQSTSFHDIPSVRGLLGKRPTPEFDAWLSEMGIWDGGKPGPRFGDQTVIR; translated from the coding sequence ATGAGGTTAGCTTCAACCATACGCGGGGTTACCTACTCATTTAGGTCGATCAAGGAAGTACTCGCCAAGGCGAATTCGCATAAGTCTGGCGATGTACTCGCCGGTGTCGCAGCCCGCGACGCCGTAGAGAGAGTGGCAGCACGCGCCGTGCTCGCCGATGTGACTCTCGAAGAATTACGCAACAATCCAGTACTTCCTTATGAGACCGACGAGATTACACGGCTTGTCGAGGACGACCTCCACGAGCCTTCGTACGCGGCGATCAAGCATTTGACGGTGGGGCAGTTTCGAGAGTGGCTGCTCGAAACGAGCACGACCGGTGAGCTGATGCGCTCTATCTCGCGTGGGCTTACCCCGGAAATGGCAGCCGCGACCTGTAAACTCATGTCCAATATGGACTTGATGACCGTTGGGGCTAAGGCACAGGTTGTGGTCAGGGCAAACAACACGCTCGGCCTTCCGGGGCGCATGAGTTCTAGGATTCAGCCGAATCACCCAACGGACGATGTGCAAGGGATTTTGATCAGCGCCCGCGAAGGCTTGAGCTACGGCTGTGGCGATGCGGTGATTGGCGTTAACCCGGCTACGGATACCGCAGAATCGACTCGCGATATCCTGATGGCCTTGGATGAAGTCACACGCAAGAATCGCATCCCAACTCAGAATTGTGTCTTGAGTCACGTGACGGTTCAGATGGCCGCTTTGGACCTTGGGGCGCCGATGGGGCTCATGTTTCAATCGCTCTCTGGAACCCAGACCGGAAATGAGGCTTTTGGGATTTCAGTAAGCCTCATGGATGAGGCTTGGGCCAAGATGAAGGAGATGACGCCCACCAAAGGCCCGAACGTGATGTACTTTGAGACAGGGCAGGGCTCCGAGCTTAGCTCCGATGCGCATCACGGGGCCGACCAGGTTACCCTTGAGGCACGTTGTTATGGTTTTGCGCGCCGATACGACCCGTTTTTGGTCAATACCGTGGTGGGCTTCATCGGGCCGGAGTATCTGGAGGATGGTGCGCAGATCACGCGGGCGGCGCTCGAAGACCATTTCATGGGTAAATTGCTTGGCATTCCCATGGGCTGCGACGCGTGCTTCACCTACCATGCGCGTATGGGACAGGACGAACTCGAATGCCTGAAAGTGCTTCTCGGGTCAGCGGGCGTGGCGTTCCTGATGTCTTTGCCTGTGGGCGACGATATCATGCTTAACTACCAGTCGACCTCTTTCCACGACATCCCGAGCGTGCGTGGCCTTTTAGGCAAACGTCCGACTCCTGAGTTTGATGCGTGGTTGAGCGAGATGGGAATCTGGGACGGCGGAAAACCGGGCCCGAGATTCGGCGACCAAACGGTGATTCGATGA
- the eutL gene encoding ethanolamine utilization microcompartment protein EutL gives MILEPIYPKILSVRRLHNAHPSLLEAYGADPSKHSSLGLITCDQDDSTYVALDEATKHSPVDVVYAKSFYAGAAHASGRLSGEILGVIAGANPDEIEEGLKAAIRCLDHDACFYTADADGTIAVFPHVISSLGYYLSEQAGLKFGDSMAYLVAPPMEASIALDAALKAADVRAAKIFPPPTETNFAAAWLTGELPECQAAAEAFAEMVVRVGMNAIEQLG, from the coding sequence ATGATTCTGGAACCTATTTATCCGAAGATCTTGAGTGTTCGCCGACTCCATAACGCCCATCCTTCGCTACTCGAGGCGTACGGCGCCGATCCTTCGAAACACAGCTCGTTGGGCCTAATCACCTGCGACCAGGACGATTCCACATATGTGGCGTTGGACGAGGCCACAAAGCACTCACCCGTTGACGTGGTTTACGCCAAGTCTTTCTACGCGGGGGCTGCTCACGCGTCCGGAAGGCTCTCTGGCGAGATTCTAGGGGTTATCGCGGGTGCAAACCCGGATGAGATCGAAGAAGGCCTTAAAGCGGCTATTAGATGCCTTGACCATGACGCTTGTTTTTACACGGCGGATGCGGACGGCACCATCGCGGTATTCCCGCACGTGATTTCGTCGCTTGGATACTACTTGTCCGAGCAAGCAGGGCTGAAATTTGGGGATTCGATGGCGTACCTTGTCGCACCACCCATGGAAGCCTCAATCGCGCTCGACGCTGCCCTTAAAGCGGCAGATGTGCGTGCGGCCAAGATCTTCCCACCTCCCACTGAGACTAACTTCGCAGCCGCATGGCTCACCGGCGAGCTCCCCGAATGTCAGGCAGCGGCCGAGGCGTTCGCCGAGATGGTCGTTCGGGTCGGCATGAACGCCATCGAACAACTCGGTTAA
- a CDS encoding saccharopine dehydrogenase family protein, with amino-acid sequence MTEFDIVIYGVSGFAGKLVAEYMVRYAPKDLAWAAAGRDEAKVRAALDDVGAASSVPVIVADSNDVESLHKMAKATRVVCSTVGPYARYGSGLVAACVDEGVDYCDLTGEVHWMRRMIDRHHERAEESGARIVHTCGFDSIPSDLGNLFVQDAFKRKFGRYASEVRFYLKVAKGGFSGGTVASMLNLMEEASENKEVRRILVNPYSLSPGDKGPDGRDRMGAEHDARVGQWTAPFLMGSVNTRVVRRSNFLMDHVWGENFSYDERMLTGKGPKGAIAAGSISAGMVGFTGVAAIGPTRNLLSKFLPKPGEGPTPEQIEKGFYEVLFVAKDGDDELQAKVAGKKDPGYGATALMLAESAMELAQTEGNGGVLTPASSMGEGLIQRLQSAGMVFEVL; translated from the coding sequence ATGACCGAATTCGATATTGTTATTTACGGAGTCAGCGGGTTCGCCGGAAAGCTGGTGGCTGAATACATGGTCCGGTACGCCCCTAAAGATTTAGCCTGGGCCGCGGCTGGCCGAGACGAAGCCAAGGTGCGTGCGGCATTGGACGACGTAGGCGCGGCATCTAGCGTGCCAGTCATTGTTGCCGATTCCAATGACGTTGAGTCACTGCATAAGATGGCCAAAGCCACACGTGTGGTGTGCTCTACCGTTGGTCCTTATGCACGATACGGCTCCGGCTTAGTGGCTGCGTGCGTGGACGAAGGCGTGGACTATTGCGACCTCACGGGCGAGGTTCATTGGATGAGGCGGATGATCGACCGCCACCACGAACGAGCCGAGGAATCTGGCGCTCGAATCGTTCATACCTGCGGCTTCGACTCCATTCCTAGTGACCTCGGGAACTTGTTTGTCCAAGACGCCTTCAAGAGGAAATTTGGGCGTTATGCCAGTGAGGTTCGGTTCTACCTCAAGGTGGCAAAAGGTGGGTTCAGCGGCGGCACGGTGGCCAGCATGTTGAATCTAATGGAGGAAGCCAGCGAGAACAAAGAAGTGCGCCGAATTCTGGTGAACCCCTACAGTCTTAGTCCCGGTGACAAAGGCCCCGATGGGCGAGACAGGATGGGCGCTGAGCACGATGCGCGTGTCGGGCAATGGACCGCGCCATTTCTGATGGGGTCGGTCAATACGCGCGTGGTGCGACGTTCGAACTTTTTGATGGACCACGTTTGGGGAGAGAACTTCTCCTACGACGAGAGAATGCTCACGGGCAAAGGCCCCAAGGGGGCAATCGCCGCGGGTTCGATCAGTGCAGGAATGGTTGGTTTTACCGGGGTGGCAGCGATTGGCCCAACCCGGAATCTACTCTCCAAGTTCTTGCCTAAGCCCGGTGAAGGGCCCACACCCGAGCAGATCGAAAAGGGCTTCTACGAAGTGCTTTTTGTGGCGAAAGATGGTGATGATGAGCTTCAGGCGAAAGTCGCAGGGAAGAAAGACCCGGGCTATGGCGCGACCGCCCTTATGTTGGCTGAAAGTGCTATGGAGCTCGCTCAAACTGAAGGCAACGGCGGGGTGCTCACGCCCGCATCAAGCATGGGAGAAGGCCTCATTCAAAGACTTCAATCCGCCGGGATGGTCTTCGAAGTCCTCTGA
- the eutC gene encoding ethanolamine ammonia-lyase subunit EutC, whose product MSTTRDMIEGLRQRLGHSRPLSPPKAVGKIPAPPAKIFPREAHSDAYALAAAEHTTALVGIGHVGTRYATDVVLQFQAELAVAHEAVDAVLPENWAKEQGLLSLNTRVKDHHEFLLRPDLGRRLNDESLERLRREAKRGVDVQPILADGLSAVACMGSGMTLLEAFTRECETRGWSVGTPMCARFARVWLEDEIGQEVQAKVAVILLGERPGLGTGDGLSAYMVYEPRIGKTDGNRNMMSNIHERGTPPAQAARRLAVLAGAMMEQKTSGVPLDLSGLVAELGEAAGRAHRAPQKRVRLVT is encoded by the coding sequence ATGAGTACCACACGCGACATGATCGAGGGTTTGAGACAGCGACTAGGGCATAGTCGTCCGCTCTCGCCGCCGAAAGCCGTTGGTAAGATCCCCGCGCCGCCGGCAAAGATTTTCCCACGTGAGGCACACTCGGATGCCTACGCTCTGGCTGCGGCGGAGCATACAACTGCATTGGTGGGTATCGGTCATGTTGGCACGCGCTATGCCACAGACGTGGTGCTTCAGTTTCAGGCAGAACTCGCGGTTGCGCACGAGGCAGTGGATGCGGTCTTGCCCGAAAATTGGGCGAAGGAGCAAGGTCTCCTCTCGTTAAACACGCGAGTCAAAGACCACCACGAGTTTTTGCTCCGTCCAGACCTTGGCCGCAGACTCAACGACGAGTCGCTTGAGCGGCTTCGACGAGAAGCCAAGCGGGGCGTAGACGTCCAGCCGATTCTTGCGGATGGCCTCTCTGCGGTTGCCTGTATGGGTTCTGGAATGACCTTGTTGGAGGCGTTTACCCGTGAGTGTGAGACGCGTGGCTGGAGCGTTGGAACACCGATGTGCGCCCGTTTCGCCCGGGTTTGGCTCGAAGATGAAATCGGGCAGGAAGTTCAAGCTAAGGTGGCCGTGATTCTGCTCGGTGAACGGCCAGGCCTTGGCACAGGTGACGGACTAAGTGCCTATATGGTGTACGAGCCAAGAATCGGTAAGACCGACGGCAATCGAAACATGATGTCCAACATCCATGAGCGCGGAACCCCGCCTGCTCAGGCCGCTCGAAGACTGGCCGTGCTCGCCGGCGCGATGATGGAGCAGAAGACATCAGGCGTGCCTCTGGACTTGAGTGGGCTTGTTGCAGAACTTGGAGAGGCGGCGGGGCGCGCCCACCGTGCGCCTCAAAAACGTGTGAGGTTGGTGACATGA
- a CDS encoding LysR family transcriptional regulator: MIDLFEAFVLVAEKGSFAEAARVLDVVPSTVSKKISQLEDHYRVALMQRTTRQLSLTPEGELVLDEAREIVGRAHNLEEKLRDTLENPGGTLSITTIPSFGQLHLARLLPRFHRQYPEIRIHLTLTEKVVDFATDPHDVAIRMGVLPDSDMKARKLGNNLYYLCASPEYLERSGRPNRPADLENFSCMTDLTYPALRQWIFDTPEGRVVVNPRGPLQTDDPIARYYATRGGMGIGALPAYVIRGPVDRGDLEVLFPEYPLDIGEVWALHAPREVVPRRISLFLDFAVLELQIRIRIK; encoded by the coding sequence ATGATTGACCTCTTTGAAGCATTTGTTTTGGTGGCAGAAAAGGGCTCGTTTGCCGAAGCTGCACGTGTGCTCGACGTGGTTCCATCCACCGTGAGTAAGAAGATTTCGCAGCTTGAAGACCACTACCGAGTGGCCCTGATGCAGCGAACGACGCGGCAGTTGAGTTTGACCCCGGAAGGCGAGCTTGTACTCGATGAGGCCCGAGAGATTGTGGGTCGCGCCCATAACTTGGAAGAAAAACTGCGCGACACACTGGAAAACCCAGGCGGGACCTTGTCCATCACGACCATCCCTTCGTTTGGGCAACTCCACCTCGCGCGTCTCTTGCCAAGATTTCATCGGCAATATCCGGAAATCAGAATCCACCTGACGTTGACTGAAAAAGTCGTGGATTTTGCAACCGACCCGCACGACGTGGCCATTCGAATGGGAGTTCTGCCCGACAGCGATATGAAGGCCCGCAAACTTGGCAATAATCTCTACTATCTCTGCGCGAGCCCTGAGTACCTCGAGAGGAGCGGCCGCCCCAATAGGCCGGCTGACCTCGAGAACTTTTCGTGCATGACTGACTTGACCTATCCCGCGCTTCGCCAGTGGATCTTCGATACTCCTGAAGGGCGAGTGGTGGTGAACCCAAGGGGGCCGTTGCAGACAGACGACCCGATTGCACGCTACTACGCGACGCGAGGCGGGATGGGGATTGGAGCGCTCCCAGCCTACGTGATTCGTGGGCCAGTGGATCGAGGAGATCTCGAGGTTCTATTCCCTGAATACCCACTCGATATTGGCGAGGTTTGGGCTCTGCACGCGCCTCGTGAAGTTGTCCCGAGAAGGATTTCGCTCTTTTTGGACTTTGCGGTACTAGAGCTTCAGATTCGGATACGGATTAAATGA
- a CDS encoding MYXO-CTERM sorting domain-containing protein, with the protein MALSQRYCALILLGAAFGWSEAEARDFRVDQIPHGSKFGCTSCHQTASGGGNFTPFGSATVSALGEGLVSQADIDWSRLASLDSDRDGFTNGEELGDPDGFWEIGDPDPPGTFTHPGNDRLHPPSSCGDGRVTPPEECDGENFDRRTCVTLGLDDGVLVCNEDCSLDRSGCGASGMEPAETDMGQPEVDMGFEVDQEGDEGCSSVGGSASWVLLLFFGLLGRRSRYKKRPRS; encoded by the coding sequence ATGGCTCTATCACAGCGGTATTGTGCACTAATTCTCCTGGGTGCGGCCTTCGGTTGGTCGGAAGCTGAGGCGCGAGATTTTAGGGTCGACCAGATTCCACACGGGTCCAAATTTGGCTGCACGAGTTGTCATCAAACGGCGAGTGGTGGAGGAAATTTTACGCCGTTTGGGTCGGCAACCGTATCGGCGCTAGGTGAGGGTCTAGTCTCTCAGGCTGATATCGACTGGTCTAGATTGGCGTCGCTGGATTCTGACCGAGATGGCTTCACGAACGGCGAAGAGCTCGGTGACCCGGACGGATTCTGGGAAATCGGTGACCCGGACCCTCCGGGGACGTTCACCCATCCTGGGAATGACAGGTTGCACCCGCCATCATCGTGCGGTGATGGCCGAGTTACACCTCCCGAAGAGTGTGATGGCGAGAACTTCGATCGAAGAACCTGCGTGACGCTCGGTCTCGATGACGGCGTGTTGGTCTGCAATGAAGATTGCAGTTTGGACCGTAGCGGCTGTGGAGCTTCAGGGATGGAGCCCGCTGAGACGGACATGGGCCAGCCCGAGGTAGACATGGGCTTTGAGGTTGACCAAGAAGGCGACGAAGGCTGCTCGAGCGTTGGAGGGAGTGCGTCTTGGGTTTTGCTTCTTTTTTTCGGCCTTCTGGGGCGGCGTTCCAGGTATAAAAAAAGACCCAGATCTTGA
- a CDS encoding TVP38/TMEM64 family protein: MGFAAIAAVGGVLGVSNREFLLAWVNTLSEHRTEFALGVILLLTIDSLLAIPTMATAILAGHVLGTLLGGTVTTIGIGCAGTAVYTLSRFGGQRLLPKDLAKPLAFVAHKYGIWAFVFCRTIPMMPEALSAIAGVSKLRYFRYLPIFLATNAPFAFIGAWAGSISTVDSPAPGLIAGFAPPTLGAILLVALKIRHQRTSKTIPAD; the protein is encoded by the coding sequence TTGGGTTTTGCCGCCATTGCGGCAGTCGGAGGCGTGCTCGGGGTCTCTAACCGTGAGTTTTTGCTAGCGTGGGTTAACACGCTGAGTGAGCACCGGACCGAGTTCGCGCTCGGGGTCATCCTTCTCTTGACCATCGACAGCTTGCTCGCCATTCCGACCATGGCTACAGCCATCCTTGCGGGCCACGTTCTCGGTACGCTTTTAGGAGGCACAGTAACCACCATAGGAATCGGCTGTGCGGGCACGGCCGTTTACACGCTCTCCCGGTTCGGTGGACAGAGGCTCTTACCCAAGGATCTCGCGAAACCCCTTGCGTTTGTGGCGCATAAGTACGGCATCTGGGCGTTTGTCTTTTGCCGCACCATTCCGATGATGCCAGAAGCTCTGAGTGCTATCGCGGGCGTCTCAAAACTTCGCTACTTCAGGTATTTGCCGATTTTCTTAGCCACCAACGCGCCCTTTGCGTTCATCGGCGCATGGGCCGGCAGTATCAGCACCGTGGATTCACCGGCTCCGGGCCTTATCGCAGGCTTCGCGCCACCAACCCTTGGGGCAATCTTGTTGGTGGCACTAAAGATTCGCCATCAGAGGACTTCGAAGACCATCCCGGCGGATTGA
- a CDS encoding YchJ family protein has translation MARKLKKSRGPDLRCKCGSGKEYDVCCEPFHQESEFASSPLELLRTRYCAYAVGDADYIIKTTDPDGSAWWHDEAAWRAHTRTFSKGANFLGFRVISEDIGEERGTLKFKALIKQGAKDISMVETSQFIKKDGRWLYHSGIVH, from the coding sequence ATGGCGCGAAAATTAAAGAAATCGAGAGGACCGGACCTTCGTTGCAAGTGTGGCTCAGGCAAAGAGTACGATGTTTGCTGTGAACCTTTTCATCAGGAGTCGGAGTTTGCTTCAAGCCCTCTGGAGCTTCTGAGAACACGATATTGCGCTTATGCGGTGGGGGACGCCGACTATATCATCAAGACCACCGACCCCGACGGGAGCGCGTGGTGGCATGACGAAGCGGCCTGGCGCGCGCACACACGTACCTTCTCAAAAGGCGCAAACTTTCTGGGCTTTCGGGTGATTTCCGAAGATATTGGAGAAGAGCGCGGAACATTGAAGTTCAAAGCCTTGATCAAACAAGGTGCAAAAGACATTTCGATGGTCGAAACCAGTCAATTCATCAAAAAGGACGGCCGATGGCTCTATCACAGCGGTATTGTGCACTAA
- a CDS encoding ABC-F family ATP-binding cassette domain-containing protein: MISLTDLGVSHGARNLFAGTTMIFNAGSRYGIVGANGSGKSTLLRIIAGQEESTYGTVTIQKGKLVGVLGQDHFKYDKVPILHVVMMGLPELWKAIDEKEKMLAACATDPEAFDVDRYGELEEVIIANDGYTLESRAADILEGLNIPREKHLQPLSVLSGGYKLRVLLAQTLASNPDILLLDEPTNHLDIVSIAWLEKFLLDYKGCAIVVSHDQRFLNTICTHIVDVDYELVTLYPGNYDAFEDAKKGDRDRKEAEIQKQQDFIQDQKEFIARFKAKASKARQAQSRVKQIEKIDIEILAQSSRMYPTFNIPAARDTGKVALTVEHVSKSFGENRVLEDVTLELLRGERMAIIGPNGIGKSTLLKIIMGEYPADEGTVEWGHAAEPGYFSQDHAEMKADGELSLIEWLWKSCSDQSTGFVRGKLAEVLFTRDDVEKKVGNLSGGELARLAFARIGIQQPTVLVLDEPTNHLDLEGIEAMAEGLEKYPNAMIFVSHDRWFVQRLATRIVEITENGVTDYRGSYDDFLAWSQTTDHLDHQQVLAAEKAKRRAT; encoded by the coding sequence ATGATTTCATTGACAGACCTCGGTGTTAGCCACGGCGCACGCAACCTCTTCGCCGGTACAACCATGATTTTCAACGCGGGCTCGCGTTACGGAATCGTAGGAGCAAACGGCTCGGGAAAATCCACCCTTCTGCGCATTATTGCTGGCCAAGAGGAGTCCACCTACGGAACGGTCACCATCCAAAAGGGGAAGCTCGTTGGTGTACTCGGCCAAGATCACTTCAAGTACGACAAGGTACCCATCCTTCACGTGGTGATGATGGGTCTGCCGGAGCTCTGGAAGGCGATCGACGAAAAAGAAAAGATGCTCGCCGCGTGCGCAACAGACCCTGAAGCCTTTGATGTGGACCGCTACGGAGAGCTCGAGGAAGTCATTATCGCCAACGATGGCTACACCCTCGAGTCGCGCGCAGCCGATATTCTGGAAGGCCTAAACATCCCTCGAGAGAAGCACCTGCAGCCCCTTTCGGTGTTAAGCGGTGGCTACAAGCTCCGCGTACTTCTCGCTCAAACGCTCGCGAGCAATCCCGATATCCTCCTTCTTGACGAACCAACAAACCACTTGGATATCGTCTCGATCGCCTGGCTTGAGAAGTTCCTCTTGGACTACAAAGGATGCGCCATTGTCGTGTCTCACGACCAGCGATTCCTGAACACGATCTGCACGCATATCGTGGACGTCGACTACGAGCTGGTCACGCTCTATCCCGGAAATTACGACGCGTTCGAAGACGCCAAGAAAGGGGACCGCGACCGCAAAGAAGCCGAGATTCAGAAGCAGCAGGACTTCATTCAAGACCAGAAAGAATTCATTGCGCGCTTCAAAGCCAAAGCGTCCAAGGCGCGTCAAGCTCAGAGCCGAGTCAAGCAGATCGAAAAGATCGATATCGAGATTCTTGCTCAGAGTTCCAGGATGTATCCCACGTTCAACATCCCTGCGGCACGCGACACGGGCAAGGTCGCGCTGACGGTGGAGCACGTCTCAAAATCGTTCGGCGAAAACCGAGTCCTCGAGGACGTGACCCTTGAGCTCCTGCGCGGCGAGCGTATGGCCATCATCGGCCCGAACGGTATCGGTAAGTCTACCTTGCTCAAGATTATCATGGGCGAGTACCCGGCTGACGAAGGAACGGTTGAGTGGGGGCATGCTGCGGAGCCTGGTTATTTCTCGCAGGATCATGCCGAGATGAAGGCTGATGGCGAGCTCTCGCTCATCGAATGGCTTTGGAAATCTTGCTCCGACCAGAGCACAGGCTTTGTGCGCGGGAAACTTGCCGAAGTTCTTTTCACCCGCGACGACGTGGAGAAAAAGGTCGGCAACCTTTCGGGTGGCGAGCTTGCGAGGCTTGCGTTCGCAAGAATCGGTATCCAGCAACCCACCGTTCTGGTACTCGACGAGCCTACGAACCACCTTGACCTTGAGGGCATCGAGGCCATGGCCGAAGGTTTGGAGAAGTACCCCAACGCCATGATTTTTGTGTCGCACGACCGCTGGTTTGTTCAGCGTCTCGCCACGCGGATCGTGGAGATTACCGAAAACGGCGTCACTGACTACCGTGGCTCCTACGATGACTTCTTGGCCTGGTCACAGACTACGGACCATTTGGACCACCAACAAGTACTGGCGGCCGAGAAGGCCAAACGACGCGCGACTTAA
- a CDS encoding YaiI/YqxD family protein: protein MKIWVDADATPNAIKEILVKASWKREIDVVFVANRWMEKPKSSRASAVVVSAGADVADDHIVEELEAGDLVISADIPLAARVVEKGGEVLTPYGRELDEENVREALSLRDFQQELRDQGVQAGGPPPFSESHKQTFANALDRWITKAKR, encoded by the coding sequence ATGAAGATCTGGGTCGATGCAGATGCAACCCCAAACGCAATCAAAGAGATTCTGGTTAAGGCTTCGTGGAAGCGCGAGATCGATGTGGTCTTTGTGGCGAACCGATGGATGGAAAAGCCGAAATCGAGTCGAGCCTCCGCGGTGGTGGTGTCGGCAGGAGCCGACGTGGCCGACGACCATATCGTAGAAGAGCTCGAAGCCGGCGACCTCGTTATCAGCGCCGACATCCCGCTCGCCGCGCGGGTTGTGGAGAAGGGGGGCGAGGTTTTGACGCCTTATGGGAGGGAACTGGACGAGGAGAACGTCCGTGAAGCCCTTAGTTTGAGGGATTTTCAGCAGGAATTACGCGACCAAGGCGTGCAGGCAGGCGGGCCGCCACCTTTTAGCGAGTCGCATAAGCAGACGTTTGCGAACGCTTTAGACCGCTGGATTACAAAAGCGAAGCGTTAG
- a CDS encoding deoxycytidylate deaminase, translating into MQEKHIKIRVEQCLALAKASNCPRRKFGALLLDPLRNVILMDGYNGGPRGGGHLCGDEVCLRDTMGVPSGQRMEVGCHHAEMNVICNAAASGVPCKGAWLIVTGEPCILCAKLIHHAGISKVLVVEGGYMGENGVAYLRDHGVGVDTVEGPRDPRLGELVDDEPTTES; encoded by the coding sequence ATGCAAGAGAAACATATCAAGATTCGCGTTGAGCAATGCCTAGCCCTTGCCAAAGCTTCAAATTGTCCGCGCCGGAAGTTCGGTGCGTTGCTCCTCGATCCGCTGCGAAACGTCATTCTTATGGATGGTTACAACGGCGGTCCAAGAGGCGGCGGCCATCTGTGCGGCGATGAAGTTTGTCTGCGTGACACGATGGGTGTGCCATCTGGACAACGCATGGAGGTTGGTTGCCATCACGCCGAGATGAACGTGATCTGCAACGCGGCGGCAAGCGGAGTCCCGTGTAAAGGTGCATGGCTCATCGTCACCGGCGAGCCTTGTATCCTTTGCGCGAAACTGATTCACCACGCGGGCATCTCAAAGGTGCTCGTGGTCGAAGGTGGGTACATGGGAGAGAACGGCGTGGCGTATCTTCGCGATCATGGCGTCGGTGTGGACACTGTGGAAGGACCGCGCGACCCGCGTTTGGGCGAGCTTGTGGATGATGAGCCAACAACCGAGAGTTGA